The following coding sequences are from one Molothrus aeneus isolate 106 chromosome Z, BPBGC_Maene_1.0, whole genome shotgun sequence window:
- the TAL2 gene encoding T-cell acute lymphocytic leukemia protein 2, whose protein sequence is MTRKIFTNTRERWRQQNVNSAFAKLRKLIPTHPPDKKLSKNETLRLAMRYINFLVKVLGEPGLQQTAVAARGSIQGLFPHLQSMEELTLIENCGVSCPGMSSNIVECWSEASSP, encoded by the coding sequence ATGACAAGGAAGATCTTCACCAACACCAGGGAGAGGTGGAGGCAGCAAAACGTCAACAGTGCCTTTGCCAAGCTGAGGAAGCTCATTCCCACCCACCCACCAGACAAAAAACTGAGCAAGAACGAGACGCTCCGCTTGGCCATGAGATACATCAACTTCCTCGTCAAGGTCCTGGGAGAGCCAGGCCTGCAGCAGACAGCAGTGGCAGCCCGGGGCAGCATCCAGGGGCTCTTCCCACACTTGCAGAGCATGGAGGAGCTGACCCTGATTGAAAACTGTGGTGTCTCCTGTCCCGGCATGAGCAGCAATATAGTAGAGTGTTGGTCAGAGGCATCATCCCCCTAG